The Ziziphus jujuba cultivar Dongzao chromosome 12, ASM3175591v1 sequence aaaaaggtgagcaaacaaaatgttaaaaaataataaaaaaaaaaactcccgCCAAATTGTAATCCCTGATTCCCTCCTCACCGACAACTGGTTACTGCCGGTAACCACAAAAGCCCATTTTCACACTCACGCATTTATTTAAACCCCCAATTTTCACAAAAGCAAATTCCACGCAATCCAaaatttttccctcttttttttttctttcatctcTGTCTTTGTTGCTTCAACCCCTTGTAGCTTCCGCTTTCGACCTTTTATCGGTTCCCGGTATCTGGTGTCTCTCACCCCCCCGAAATCCGGTCTAGGGtttgctttttctttccttttttttttttttcgatcgtCGATGAGGGATATCCAATCTAGGGTTAAGATTGGTTTATTCGTGGTGCCAAAAGATTACTATTCCGTTACGTCTCCGAGATTATGAGTGCCGTAAACATAACAAACGTCGCCGTTTTGGATAACCCGGCTGCGTTTCTAAACCCTTTCCAGTTCGAAATATCCTACGAGTGCTTGACTCCGCTTAAAGATGGTAAAATCTCTCATAAAACCTCTCAAGCTCCCAAAcccacttttttatttattcatttttatttttattatatgtcatTTAAATGTGGAGATGTATATTTAGATTTATTGCAACATGCTTGATTTGTCTCAACGGCGTCGTATATTTAATGGGGTTTTGGCGTTCAAGCAGTCTAGGCTCCAAATTTGACTGTATTTCAGTGGATTAAGTGaacataaattgaaaattttaggctaatttgtaattaattacgtcaaaattttaattatttttgtgttgCTTACTTGTTACTATAATATATCCTTAAtgatatttagaaatatattgTTGGGCCGAGTTCTTTAGAACATCAATACAAATGTATGACTAAAATTTGAGTCTCCTAgtcttgtttaattaattaagaaacagAGTAAATgggtattaatatatatatatatatatatgggaaagaaagggaaaaaaaagtttgcttTTTGTTGCGCTTCAGACTTTATAGGCATATTGACATTGATTATCTTCTCTAATTTTGTTCCAAAAGTGCTTGAAATCAATAAATAACGAACGGTTTCAAAATTAATGGTTCCTGCAAGATtttaggccttttttttttggagggtatttttttttttttttcctgcaacatttatgttatgtttttggtttggtAAAGAGGAGTTGATAGATATTTAACACACTGTGACCATATTAACAGACAGTTGTACTTTTGATGCCAATTTTGGGCATTAGAATGGTTTAGTATGTTTTGATATCTTTTAGATAACTGAATCTATCAATGGTTAGATGTGGAAGCTTATCTTCATTTTACTGTGTTATCTTCTGGCCGTTGGGAGTGTATTTATGTATAAGAATTAATTTTGATCCAATAAGTTTCCTAGACATAGATGGTGGCACCTACACATTGTATGTGTACGTTTGCTTGTTGGCGTACACATGGTTGGAACCTTGAGTGGGTATTGTTTTGTTGGTTTCTACAGTGGACACGTATGTTATTGCTGGGTTTCATATTGTTCTAATCAGTTTAACTACAGAAACTATTGTTGTATGATTTTTATAGCTTGTTATTAAAGCTACTTTGGATGAATATAGATGAAACATTGTGCAATTGGTGAAGAATTTGGATACTGGAATTTCATGTGACAGCTGCAATGGAACCACTTTTAAGATAGTTTTTCTAAATTCCAATTGCTATTTCTGTTGCTTACTTAGTCATGTCATTTCATCTTTAAGTAGTTTGAAGCTGTGCTTACCCGGCAAGTGTGGATTACTTCTAGAGTAGTGAGGCACGCTTATTTAGCTGGGGGAACTAGGAAATGAGAATATATCAAAGGAGCTACTACTGTTAATCACCTTACCAGAAGCACATTAAGATTGTTGAATTGGATATGTTTTGAGTTAAAATCTGGAAAGCATGTAGAATCTTAGTTAGTCATGTTATAATAGAAGGCTCATCTGTGCAAGTCTAAGTCCATGCAGAGTTAAAGAGATCCAGAATATGAAACATGATAAACGTTTACTATGATAGTATAGCTGAAGAATCAAGGATTTAAGGAAAATCACTGTTGGCCATGTGATGATTTAATGTGTTCTATGTAACCTGAAAACCAGGAATTCACTTGCTTATATTTGTACATCTGCCCAAGAGCACATCAAATTTGGACTGAGATGAAATAACTATCTGGATGAAGCAGTCTAATTTATTGTCTGGAGTAATTGATTGTTTGATTCCACTTTGAATTTTGTTCATCTGtaattttcttgtttgttttttttgtaaTCTCTTCATTCAATCTGTTTACTCGAATACAGCTGCATTAATGACTTTGacttgatatgatcttcaaacAATTACAGACTTGGAGTGGAAACTTATTTATGTGGGTTCTGCTGAGGATGAGACTTATGACCAACTCCTAGAAAGTGTGCTTGTTGGTCCTGTCAATGTTGGCAACTATAGGTTTGTACTTCAGGTAATTCTTTTAATCTTATACTTAGTCTGTAGTTGGATTTTGAACGCCCCTTGCATGTGAAATGTAGACCGAGTTATTTCTTTCTTAACTCTTGGCAGGCAGACCCACCAGACCCATCAAAAATCCGTGAGGAGGATATCATCGGTGTCACAGTGCTGCTATTGACATGTTCTTATCTGGGACAGGAATTTATTAGAGTGGGATACTATGTGAACAATGATTATGATGATGAACAGCTGAGAGAGGAACCTCCCCCGAAGGTGTTGATTGATAGGGTCCAAAGGAACATTTTAGCTGACAAACCAAGAGTCACCAAGTTTCCAATCAATTTTCATCCTGAGAACAATGAACAAGGGGAGCAGGCACCCTCTTCACCTGATCGTGCCACTGAAATCAATGCTAATGGAGAAGA is a genomic window containing:
- the LOC107429349 gene encoding histone chaperone ASF1B, with amino-acid sequence MSAVNITNVAVLDNPAAFLNPFQFEISYECLTPLKDDLEWKLIYVGSAEDETYDQLLESVLVGPVNVGNYRFVLQADPPDPSKIREEDIIGVTVLLLTCSYLGQEFIRVGYYVNNDYDDEQLREEPPPKVLIDRVQRNILADKPRVTKFPINFHPENNEQGEQAPSSPDRATEINANGEEPPAVPV